Within Salvia splendens isolate huo1 chromosome 21, SspV2, whole genome shotgun sequence, the genomic segment aaaacggatataaaaaaacggtcacattaccgttgcaaaaatttttttattaaattcgaatttttaaaaaaaaattgaattattgcgtcaccgggacgaagcccactcgcggggcagcgagtgggcttcacccgtcgaatgggaggccgccacgtcgcctcggcgcggggcggaacgtttcgttccgcgttcctccggaacggaacgcgacacggcataggaacggcatgggcacggaatggcgacggaacggagcctgcaacgcgtgccgccgcggaaccgttccgccggaacggcataggaaccgcaacggcacagcgttgcgggtgccctcaTGTAATTGACTATTTTTCGACTTTgaggaaaataataataaatagttaaagtggagagaaagtaaagtaagtaagagaataatatagatacGATTCTCTTCTGTATTATGCTccttcttactttactttctattCACTTTAACTACTTATTATCATCTTCGCAAAACAACggccaaaaagaaatcaatcattTGAGATGAGACGCAGAGAATAATAAGCAAGGAATTACTAACATATACTACTGCTActactaattttttatatatatatcaattaatTCCTTTTTAGGGATCTATATCAATTCATTCTCAAAAGTAAATACCAACACaatattattgtattttatACATGCATGCAgtattaaagaaagaaaaaagttggTCATTAATTGCATACTGTGAAGTCAAAGTTAAGTGGGGATAAGGAAGTTTGCTGCAGAATTCTCTTACTATGCGACAAATGTGCCGGAATTAGATTAGACCATGTGAAAGTTACATTCTCCGTCCATTGTTTCCTATTTATGGTTTATTTCAACATTCAAATCTTCACATAATCaagaaataatataatatatcaaTGAAAGAAATGGATTTATAGGTTTGATTCGGTTTAATCAACAAGTGAACAGTTTTAATCAGTTTGGTTACCAAAAACAATATCAATGAAACAAGTTGATAGTTAAAGGAAAAAGAAGTCCAACATATGACAAAAATcttaccaaaaatttaaaaaaatcaaagccTACTAACCTTATTTTCATTATAAGTGTAAAGAAGAAAGCGATTCTTTACACATTTTTGTGTATGAAGTCTTAGCCAATCAAACTAGATTTTTCAACTATTATTTACCAATCATGTATATAGTTGCATGTTAATTACTACACATAGAAAGTGTTTACAAGTATCATTTACGTATCCAATGTGATTTGCAGGCTACTGCACATAAAAATATTTGCAAgtattatttatctatttttatccgGGATTTATAGGCAATTGTACGTGAACGTGATGCGTGATTGTGGGCTATATTGCATATGATTGTCATTTGAAAGTGTCGTTTACCTGCTTAATGTGATTTGCATGCTATTGCACGTTAACGTGATTTGCAGGCTATAGTATACAAATGGAAGTATGATTTAGGACTTTTCCAATAAGCTTTTGGGCCTTTGGGTAAAGTGAAATTGGGTAGTGTTAACACGTTGGGCTGATCATTTGATGGCTGTATCTAACAAGAAAAATGTTCAATGGTGTATATATTTGGATACAATTTTATTAGcaaattagaatttaatttgGGGTTTTAGGGTGTTCGAAGACTTTTACTATAACTTTTTTGAATTAAGTGGCTATAGTGAATATATAAAGAATCACCCTTGAAACTTAAAAGTCTAAAACTGTCCACCTTAAAAGGCCTACAGGCtacatataataaattatgggctgaataaaatattatagcCCAAGACTGTAATAAGCccatgaaatttaattttagagtaatattttttttaagtgaaAAAATGTTACACATGCCAATAATAGGACGAGATCCAATGTTCCATAATTATTTGTATCTtcactattaatttttttattttaaaaatatttattataaaatttattttttataccaTAACTTTGAAACAATAAACCAAGTTCTTTTTTTATATCCAAAAACTGTGTTATTTATTGATGTTGGACTGCAACTCAAACTTAACACTCAACGGGAAACATAtgattattatattcatattcaaCTTTGGAGAATAGTTAatttctgaaaaagaaaaaaaatttatgtgTTTAAATTTACAAATAAGAGTtccaaaaaaatcagaaaatatctatagattatatatttaaataccACAAATAaccttaaataaaatatactactactacaaaaATTAGGTGGCGGTGGAGGATGAGATAAGGTATACAATGAAAGTGTGATAATCATTTCCTTATCATAAGTTcctttcaaataaataaacaaatgatATACAAGAATGGAGTACTCCTTTTTCTGCAGAATGTACATCATGTAGTtcttttttcaaatttgaaatcATGACACTTCTCCATCAAATGGAGACATTCTCCCACCTACGCCGCTTCATGTAATCAATCATATCACATTGTATTCTTGATCAGTCAAAGCAATGATGCAATGCAACATATTAAAGTGATGAAGAATTTATAAAGTGGCATTCTCATCTAGTGGAAGAGTGTATTGTTTTTACATGTGACTAAAGTGTGAGGCTAATTAAATTTGAACATCCACTCATTGCATGCATTCATATAGAAATTTTACCATCTTGCCTTGTATATGCTTCATTCGTCACTATGATTTGAAGTTATATAGTATAAGATGACCAAATCAAAATGcaatatgtaaaattaaatatatgaagtaaTTAATCTCATTGTTAATAACattattaatttcataaataacataatgatacagaccaaacaggagaatcaacccaaaagactagcctatTAGAAGAGAGCCTATTTAGTCTATATATCCCACaacagttgttctcacaaccgatgtgggaattgattCCGTAATACATAGTAACAATCAGAGTTcaatttactactattattttattcatttatacGAAGTTATTGAGAAAATCAACaaatttctaattaatttataaatttaatatagtaaataataatttttgagatattagaataaaaaaattcctGTAAACAATAGAAATACTAGGATGAACTAAACGAGACCAATATTTACAAATAGTGTTCATATATAGCATAATTTTATACCGaaatatttgttgtataaactactactatataattaTCAAAATGTTAAACAACACCTAATAACACCAGTCAAAAGTGGTCATCTAATTTGGTGATTTACTGCATATATGACATTCTTTATGAAAAGGCCTTCAAGAAACCTTTGTGGTTAGTGAGTAAGAGATATAAAATCTTTCTTTTTTGTGCATCATTTGCACCTAATTTCACTTTTCATATGTTCCTCATCATGAGAAACCTACTTTGGTCCCAATTTCTAGCCTTCTAGGTGCTAATGGAGATTGTggcatttaaataaaattaagataagAAAAAGAATTTCGTTTCATGATTAGCCTATAGTTAGACCTTTTTCTCTTTAGCTATTGTCATTGATGTCTTTCTTTGCTTGACCAATAGTGGGACAAAAAAGTTTTCCATCCTATAATTCAATCCTGTAGATATTACATTTGTGATTAGCTCATTACACACTTAACTTTAATAAAATGATGTTTTGATCAACCATCAATATTGCCctgtattttaaaataatacctAATGCTCACAAAATAAATTCTCATTTTAGCATTTTGAGATATCTACCATTATTTTACCCAATTATATGTATACTATCTTCGGTAAAAATGAGACACAAATTTTTTTCCATATGCATTCATTCTGATCCGTGCTAATTTGATCTTAAAAATTATGTGTCAGAAATGGTAGATATAGTGAACTACACTTATGTGTCACATTTTCATACACATAATGGTAGTTTACTATATCTACCATTTTGTCTCATTGACGCGTGCTAAATTGATCGCTTGATCCGACCATCCCGAACAACCCAAAAATATGGGGAAAATGATTGAACTATGATTATTGCAAGATTTGTTCAAAGTTCATTGATCAAAAGAGGATATTTTTAGCTAATTATGGCACCCATTAGTTGGAGGAATAGACCTCTCTATCCAATGGCATGTACGATAACTCTGCTGATAGCATAAACTAGGATGAAAAATAGGCTAAAATGAATGAAGCAGTGGAAAACAAGCCATACATTGTATTagaaattaaacactaattgcAACCTAGGAAAAGAGGAAATATATTACAAGGTAGATTCATTCAATTCACCCTATGTAAGAAACTGGGATCCTTTTAGGAAGGCTTGTCCCTTTGAATCCATccccctcttctctctctccctctcctacTAAACACAACCTAACACTAACCTTCTCCCTCTCCCCAATTCCATCCAAGCTTGTTTGAAAAATGTCTTTCAGCCATTTCCCAAACAAGCTGTTGAGGTACATTCCCATACCTCTCAAAACATGCTCCAAcacctcctcctccacctcAAACCTGCTGCCACCGCCCGCCTCGTTGAAGGCCCTCTCAAACTCAGCCACCAACGCATCCCTCGCCTCCCTGTCCTGCTCCGGTCCCCTGTTCAGCTCCACGCGTTTCTTGATCCGCTTGAGCAACGCGAGGGAAGTGTGAGGCGGCTCTATTGTGATCTCGCGAGTTAGGTCGCTCGAGATGGGGCTCAAGTCGCCCACGTCCTCATCAGCCCGTACGTTGAGGTCAAGGACGTTCGAGGAGACCTCGTCCGTTTCAACCCTACTCCTCTTTCCCCTGCCCCCGCCCGACTCCCACACTGCTTTTCGCTTTTGGTGAGGGAGTGTGCACTCTAGCCTCATCCGGATCACGGGGCTTGCCCCCGTGCAGCCTGCATTCGTGTCACCATCCGTGGCGAGGATGAATATCGAATCACGGTTAGTCTCCAATCCATCACCAAGGAACTTGATCAGCTCAGGATCAGCAAAGTCAGCATCCTCAACAAGAACAACCACCTTCCCACCATGATCCCTCAACCCCCTCTCGAGCGCCACACGATCCTCATGGCTCCTCGTCTTCACGACCAAGAGACGATCCGAGGAGCCAAAGACCGCCTCTGCTACAGCAAGAGCCACTCTGCGCTTCCCCACACTGTCGTTcccacaaaacacaacaaactTGCTATCATCACTACTCATCAATGCCTCAACTATCAAAGGAATGGCTTCCATCTGCCAAGACAAATTCTCCTTGAGCAAGTCACACAACAGAGCCCTCTCGTGTTTCGCTTCATCAACACACGAGCTCCCGAGAGCCAGCGTGATCTTCACCTCCGCGTCCTCCATCCTCTTAAGCGAGTCAAGATTAGGCTCCCCCGCCCCGTGCTTTGGGGGGACATTGCTGAAGCTGAACTCGATATGGCACGACTGCTGCCTCCTGAACCGGGGCAGGGTGCTCGCCCCCGCCCTCACAGCCGGATAGGCAAAGGAAATCGTCTCCGAATCACCAAACAAGGCGCTCTTATTCAGATAGTGATGATTATTCCTCCTAACAAGATGGCCTTGATGCTGATTCTGGCACTGCCTGTTGTACTTCCTCCTTAACTGATCCAAATCTTCCTACAACAcaaaaaacaagaaacatcCCTCAATCAAAAATCACAGAAAATCACAAAACAGAACACACAAACACACCTTATTGCCATGTGGTTTGAGCCAAGAGGGCAAGTGCTCTTTATCCAGAAACGATCTTTGATGGATTGTCACCAATGAAGCCTCCTTCTGATACTCCAATCTGCATTCTTGACAACATGTAAGAACATCCTCTCCTCCTTCCTCCTTCAGCAGCATCGCTTTCCTCTCCGAAACCGGCGACGAATTCTCTGAAAATGCAATCCTCGAATCACCCCCACTGCACATCATTTTGATTCCAATCAATTTATCTTTACTCAAATATGTATGATCATGAAAAAATTGACAAACCTCGTAAGGGTGAGCCCGAGCCCGCCCGAGCCACCCGAGGGGATGGAGAGGGGCTGCAGCCCCCACAGCGCATCCAGCGGCGGCTGCTTCATCTGGCATTTCACATAAGTCTGGTAGCTCGCCGTCGCCATCAGCCACACCTTCACCAAGCTTGACGAAGAATACGACGCCACGAGCTTCCCAATCTCGTTAACCAAGTGGCTCACAGCCGGCCCGGCGTCAGCCGCCCACTTCAAGTCCCCGACGTAGACGATCACGTTCCCGGAAGCCGCGTAAGAGTCCACTTTCCTCTTCAAGTCCGCAACATTCATTTCCACCTCCTCGTTTCTCATCAGTGCCAGCGGCACTGATGAGAATTGAAATTTAACCACTCTAGTTGACTTGATTTGTTCAGGTACGTCGCCGCGCTTGACGAGGGAGATGAGGTTGGAGATGAGGGATTCCGCGGTGGCCGGATTGTCAGCGATGATGACCGCATTGCTGCGGCGGGAGGACATGATTTGGAGAAGGTTGGAAATGTCTTGGGGTGGGGTGAGGGGGGGTGGGGAGGGAGGGGAGTTTGGGGTGGAGTAGAAGCAGTGGAAtacggaggaggaggaggtgatTTCGTCGAGGTTGGATTTGATTTGGGGGCTGGAGAAGCCAGCCTCGCGCATGACGCGGCTGACGCTGGGGTCGTCGAGTATTGAGAGGACGAGCTGCTCGAGCTCTACTTTGATCGAGATCAAGGGGGGCTGGTGTTGGTGAGGGATGGAATTATGATTATCGTGTGATGAGCCGCGGCGCTGGTGGGCCTGGGCGCGCTTGAGGGCGGCGATTAGGGCGTTGGAGAGGgaggggtggaggtggtggagggGGGAGGCGGGGAGTCGGTTGAGGGCGACGTTGAAGCAGAGCTCGAGGGCTCGGCAGTGGAGGGGGTGGTTCGGGGGCTGGAGGCGGAGGCAGGCGCGGCGGAGGAGGGAGGAGCGGGAGGAGAGGAGGGTGGCGGCGACATGGAGGGGGGTCACCTGAGCGTGGCCGCGGCGGCGGGCGAGGCCGAGGGAGTGCTTCAGCACGGCGGCGGCCTCCGCGGAGAGGGTCTGCTGCGCTGCGCAACCGCCTGCACGCATAACTTGTTCGGAATCCCCCGCCCCCAAACCCCCCCGGTGGTGCAGATTTTGGCTCACCTATGGTggatgtgaaatgtgtgtaacgATCTTACTCGAAAAACCCCAcctagtgtgtgtgtgtgtgtgtgtgtgtttttggaGGGTTTGTGTGAGAGAttttatgagtttttttttctcaattgtgAAGGGAAATGGTTTCGTATGGAATAAATAGATTCTAGAGAGGTAGGGTTTTTTGGGGATTTCTTGCTTTTGTTAAGGGTGTTTTGGggtttttgtattttgtgtatttggAGTACTTATTATTGCATGGTTTTGGGTGGTACCGTACTGTTGTGTATGATCATGCGATCTTTCTTTTTGTAGCAATTGATGTTTTTATTACTCTTGCTAATATGAATTCATGATGATTTGCAGCTAAGAACTGATTGCAAACGAAAAGTTGCATTAGGTTACTAGTTTCGGGATTGGATATTACACGCGTGAGTCTTTTGTATTTATTAATATCTGAATTCGTTACTTTTAGCATCACGCTTCGCTTAAACTTAATGGGATCGGCGGCTATTTCACGTGTGAGTTCTTCATTTATATTAATATCGGAACAAAATCACTTATCCCTCGCCACTTTCTGACGAAATGTTCGACTCAAGTTGAGGCTTGCGTACGCAAAGGAAAGACAAACCAAAACCAATTGGTGACAGAATGATTGGCTAATTAAACATTTAAGTTAGATCGCTTGTATTTACGTTTTAATGTAGGATAACTCATACTCCTCCcatcccaagataagtgagtcaaaacttttcggcacggaatttaaaaaaatagggTTTTGTTAGTAAatgaaaagtgaataaagtaagagagttaataaagtagagagaaaaagtaagagagagaatgccaaaaaaggaaatgactcacttatcttgggacatcccaaaaggGAATGTGAgacacttatcttgggacggatgaagtatataaaTAAGTTAgattcaaaattaattacaaaatgTTGAAACCAAAATAGGCTCAAAATTGTACATCATATTTTTTATgctaaattttaattatatctcCAGTAGTCTAGTTCATTAGTTTATGTAAACATTAGTACTACTTAGGTTCCCACtttctgtttgtttttttttttttttgcaatgttcacaaaatgaaaaaatgtaatGGAAGAATATAACCAACATTCTTTGTTTTTCTCGTAAGCAAAGTTCACTTTTTTATTACAAATTATCCATCAAGATatgataaaaacaaaaataattgattgcggttaattttgaaaaataaatgaagTTTTGAATGACAGAGGAACAGTGCGACAGAAGGCAGCAGAAATTCAAATAAAGttagtaaaagagagaaaaaggtgGAAAGGAAAGCAAGTATAacaagagagataaaaagagaaAGTTGATATTTTTTGCCTTTTTCATGTTTGTCATTTGTTCTTTGCATATAAATGTGTGCATGTTCCTTTTTATTTTGCCTTTATTTATTTACacatagtatttattttttccatCTCAATAGAGTGGAAAAAGATTGTGATCATATTGTCACGCCAATCCTCGTAGACAGACAGTGTGTTTTATTCCCCCAAACCCCAAAGTACCCCAAGAAGTAACTCTTtgtctcctctctctcttctcactctctttctctctcaaataAAACATTTGAATCTTCATAGACAATATTTTTACAAATGGGTTCTACAAACAGAGCCATTCTCTTGTAAAGCAAGTCTCTATTTGTAGCATGCCAACATTTTATGTAAGGGTAATTAAGTAATCGGTTAATCGGTTCGATTTTTATTCGGGAAAATTATCGAAGTTGGCCCTCCGGGGACCTCCGATAAAATTGGAACGATACAGAAAAAATTAGCATGCCCCCCGCACAAGGATGACACGCATAAATCGAGAAATTATCGAAGTtatgaaaaattaatttaaataacgattattttaatctttcaaaaaataaattaattttcacTATGAAAAAAGTTTAATCAGATcattcaataatttaaaaaaataattgatgtTCAGTAactcaaaaaaaataatacaccgtaaaatataaatagattCATATTTAGGAAATAATCCAATTcaattagttttaaaattttgaattaacattcaaattttcaatatgCTTTGGttcgattttaattttaaaatatgctCACTTCTATAAACAGTGTGAGATTCTGATGTCAAATACATGTGTTAGTTGTGATAGTTTTGAATTCGATTCAAA encodes:
- the LOC121783515 gene encoding protein SMAX1-LIKE 4-like; protein product: MRAGGCAAQQTLSAEAAAVLKHSLGLARRRGHAQVTPLHVAATLLSSRSSLLRRACLRLQPPNHPLHCRALELCFNVALNRLPASPLHHLHPSLSNALIAALKRAQAHQRRGSSHDNHNSIPHQHQPPLISIKVELEQLVLSILDDPSVSRVMREAGFSSPQIKSNLDEITSSSSVFHCFYSTPNSPPSPPPLTPPQDISNLLQIMSSRRSNAVIIADNPATAESLISNLISLVKRGDVPEQIKSTRVVKFQFSSVPLALMRNEEVEMNVADLKRKVDSYAASGNVIVYVGDLKWAADAGPAVSHLVNEIGKLVASYSSSSLVKVWLMATASYQTYVKCQMKQPPLDALWGLQPLSIPSGGSGGLGLTLTSGGDSRIAFSENSSPVSERKAMLLKEEGGEDVLTCCQECRLEYQKEASLVTIHQRSFLDKEHLPSWLKPHGNKEDLDQLRRKYNRQCQNQHQGHLVRRNNHHYLNKSALFGDSETISFAYPAVRAGASTLPRFRRQQSCHIEFSFSNVPPKHGAGEPNLDSLKRMEDAEVKITLALGSSCVDEAKHERALLCDLLKENLSWQMEAIPLIVEALMSSDDSKFVVFCGNDSVGKRRVALAVAEAVFGSSDRLLVVKTRSHEDRVALERGLRDHGGKVVVLVEDADFADPELIKFLGDGLETNRDSIFILATDGDTNAGCTGASPVIRMRLECTLPHQKRKAVWESGGGRGKRSRVETDEVSSNVLDLNVRADEDVGDLSPISSDLTREITIEPPHTSLALLKRIKKRVELNRGPEQDREARDALVAEFERAFNEAGGGSRFEVEEEVLEHVLRGMGMYLNSLFGKWLKDIFQTSLDGIGEREKVSVRLCLVGEGEREEGDGFKGTSLPKRIPVSYIG